A single region of the Ptychodera flava strain L36383 chromosome 9, AS_Pfla_20210202, whole genome shotgun sequence genome encodes:
- the LOC139139818 gene encoding uncharacterized protein has translation MAQLHSCLNNDSMLAEQEDKVQRPDTVKNMLYQRHLISNSHRKWIVILILFTTWLFWLLWYLNTRTSKVKQYGDLIVLPQEHAKLKGAYCLDGSAPGYYFRKGSGNGRKSWVIYLQGGGWCFSISECYERSFTNFGSSDEFPPQYSFDGFLSNDARTNPDFYNWNVAYFAYCDGASFAGNVDKPVKINGRNIYFRGKRILDLLLDHLLEHGLSKADRVILSGVSAGGLATFIHADYIRSRLPQSVNFCAFPDAGYFPDVKNITNFQHIRGMYQKVFKLQEVQGSLNKDCLAALGNDPWKCFFPQYSHSFIKTRMFILNSAYDYWTMWFIIHLRCHPSLCNIQSKNYYSVYYKDFMNIAKHLYDSAKDGVYTSSCYAHSQAAFDREWFTVLVNGTTPQKAFSDWYFGRKSVQESKYWDCTTPACNPTCDWSVDFYVKVTSRLKETNDFYV, from the exons ATGGCACAGCTGCATAGTTGCCTCAACAACGACTCTATGTTAGCTGAACAAGAGGACAAAGTGCAAAGACCAGACACAGTAAAGAACATGCTTTATCAGCGTCATTTGATATCAAACTCACATCGTAAATGGATAGTCATACTTATCTTATTTACAACATGGCTATTCTGGTTGCTGTGGTACTTAAATACAAGGACATCAAAAGTGAAACAGTATGGTGATCTTATTGTATTGCCACAGGAACATGCCAAATTGAAGGGTGCTTATTGCCTTGACGGATCAGCACCTGGATACTATTTCAGAAAAG GTAGTGGTAATGGTAGGAAGTCATGGGTCATCTACTTGCAAGGCGGTGGTTGGTGCTTCAGTATATCTGAATGCTATGAAAGGAGCTTCACAAACTTTGGTTCTTCAGATGAATTTCCTCCCCAATACAGTTTTGATGGCTTTCTTTCCAATGATGCAAGGACCAATCCAGACTTCTACAATTGGAATGTAGCCTATTTTGCATACTGTGATGGGGCTTCCTTTGCTG GTAACGTGGACAAGCCAGTTAAAATCAACGGTAGGAATATTTACTTCCGTGGCAAGAGAATACTGGATCTGCTGTTGGATCACCTGCTGGAACATGGGTTATCCAAAGCTGATAGAGTCATACTCAGTGGTGTTTCAG CAGGAGGATTAGCCACATTCATCCATGCAGATTATATCCGCAGCAGATTGCCGCAGTCAGTAAATTTCTGTGCTTTTCCTGATGCTGGCTACTTTCCAGATGtgaaaaatatcacaaacttCCAACACATCCGTGGCATGTATCAGAAGGTCTTCAAATTACAAGAGGTTCAAG gAAGTTTGAACAAAGATTGCCTTGCTGCCCTTGGCAATGACCCATGGAAATGCTTCTTCCCCCAGTACTCTCATAGCTTTATCAAGACACGTATGTTCATTCTCAACTCTGCATATGACTATTGGACGATGTGGTTTATCATACATCTAAGATGTCATCCATCACTTTGTAATATTCAAAGTAAAAACTACTATTCTGTTTATTATAAGGACTTCATgaatattgcaaaacatttgtATGATTCTGCAAAGGATGGTGTTTATACATCATCATGCTACGCCCACTCACAAGCTGCATTCGACAGAGAATGGTTTACAGTACTTGTCAATGGTACAACACCACAGAAGGCCTTCTCTGATTGGTACTTTGGCAGAAAATCTGTCCAAGAATCCAAGTACTGGGATTGCACAACACCAGCATGTAATCCAACTTGTGATTGGAGTGTAGATTTTTATGTGAAAGTCACCTCAAGACTGAAAGAGACAAATGATTTCTATGTATAG
- the LOC139139819 gene encoding uncharacterized protein, translated as MKIVHTTALLVLILPCLCVCQARYNDDRACNILSKFTVGAEDDFITALTNKSCGLHVLNSVLTYGSVIEVQVTCKSSSPAAPQYVVFEAFRPNSTCSPYQRYPRGSFTSANKTIPVIECRERYLQRLDEKTSNGRLATVFWHAPRCRQENTWIKAVSLRATLYDTNYRPVTYLSKVVKLNKGLKRVPRGDYDNFRPIAVDSCGVTKNCFRYGKSKCTSDTCVYLLTYRSQGDEVYFEMDAKSTGWAAVGFSSDKYMGGDDVYACVTVNTESNTVVVKRYTNVIHWSIEQSFNPVNNTEGRVKDGRISCRFSRKKKVDQDDTVTDLDNRWYFLYAWGPATSGTILAHSVKRPPHSKIKIAANTINLRDDFSGSVSIHKVWLLLTVSLAWMATWPIS; from the exons ATGAAGATCGTTCATACCACCGCTTTGCTAGTGCTCATATTGCCATGCCTGTGTGTTTGTCAGGCAAGGTACAACGACGACAGGGCATGCaatattctgtcaaaatttacCGTCGGCGCTGAAGATGATTTCATTACTGCATTAACCAACAAATCTTGTGGACTACATGTACTGAACAGTGTGCTCACGTACGGTAGTGTTATTGAAG tacaAGTCACCTGCAAATCGTCGTCCCCAGCGGCTCCTCAATACGTGGTATTTGAAGCATTTCGACCTAATAGCACCTGCAGTCCGTATCAACGGTACCCACGGGGGTCGTTTACTTCCGCAAACAAAACAATACCGGTGATAGAGTGTCGAGAGCGGTACCTGCAGAGACTTGACGAGAAGACGTCTAATGGACGGTTGGCTACTGTCTTTTGGCATGCTCCCCGTTGTCGTCAAGAAAACACTTGGATTAAAGCGGTTAGTCTGAG GGCGACGCTATACGACACAAACTACCGACCAGTAACGTACCTGTCCAAAGTAGTCAAGTTAAACAAAGGACTAAAAAGAG TACCTCGGGGAGATTACGACAATTTCAGACCAATAGCTGTTGACTCCTGTGGTGTGACCAAGAACTGTTTTCGCTACGGCAAAAGCAAATGTACCTCCGACACCTGTGTTTACTTACTGACGTATCGAAGCCAAGGGGATGAGGTGTATTTCGAAATGGATGCAAAGAGTACAGGTTGGGCGGCTGTTGGGTTTAGCTCAGACAAATATATG GGAGGCGACGATGTGTACGCATGCGTGACTGTAAATACGGAAAGTAACACAGTGGTCGTAAAGCGGTATACTAACGTCATACACTGGTCCATCGAACAGTCTTTTAATCCGGTGAACAATACAGAAGGACGAGTCAAAGACGGTCGAATATCTTGCAGATtttcaagaaagaaaaaagtgGACCAAGACGATACTGTTACAGATCTTGACAATCGTTGGTATTTCCTATATGCGTGGGGACCTGCCACATCAG GTACAATTCTGGCACACTCTGTGAAAAGACCACCTCATTCAAAGATCAAGATCGCCGCCAATACTATCAATCTGCGTGACGACTTCAGTGGTTCAGTTAGCATTCACAAGGTGTGGCTTCTCCTAACCGTTTCCCTGGCTTGGATGGCAACATGGCCTATTTCATGA